A single window of Chitinophaga sp. XS-30 DNA harbors:
- a CDS encoding sensor histidine kinase KdpD, with product MFHFGQRQTLIISILIMLITACLLVWRPDYNFFDGGLITAILLTIFIKKDAATRFMGIACTILVIVIACLPHKNPNLAEVFIEHFFSLILVISSTLLVLFLKRLYRTMQELNQALEKEVEKRTANLELALSHLASSQAELKDALEKEKELSEIKSRFVSMASHEFRTPLSAILSSAALIGKYPASEDQPRREKHVQKIRDSVIHLNELLEDFLSLGRIEEGKIQVHYSSILLHELAMEIVDEVQGLLKPGQVIHHEISPTLKAVSDKRLLKHIFVNLLTNASKFSPADADITWKIWEKDEQILATVEDKGMGIPDEDKAYLFSSFFRGRNVTNIQGTGLGLHIVKRYVDMLQGTISVESKLGKGTKIFISFSNMYIK from the coding sequence ATGTTCCACTTCGGCCAGCGGCAGACACTGATCATCTCTATACTCATCATGCTCATCACAGCATGCCTGCTTGTATGGCGGCCGGATTACAACTTCTTTGACGGAGGATTGATCACGGCCATCCTGCTCACCATCTTCATCAAAAAAGATGCGGCTACCCGTTTCATGGGCATCGCCTGCACCATCCTGGTGATCGTGATCGCCTGCCTGCCGCATAAAAACCCGAATCTTGCCGAAGTTTTCATCGAGCACTTTTTTTCGCTGATCCTCGTGATCAGCTCTACCCTGCTGGTGCTGTTCCTCAAACGGCTGTACCGTACCATGCAGGAGCTGAACCAGGCGCTGGAAAAAGAAGTGGAAAAAAGGACCGCCAACCTGGAGCTGGCCCTCTCCCACCTGGCTTCTTCACAGGCGGAGCTGAAGGATGCGCTGGAAAAAGAAAAGGAACTGAGCGAGATCAAGTCGCGCTTCGTATCCATGGCCTCGCATGAATTCAGAACACCACTCAGCGCCATTCTTTCCTCTGCCGCGCTGATCGGCAAATATCCTGCTTCGGAAGATCAGCCCCGCCGCGAGAAACATGTGCAGAAGATCCGTGATTCCGTTATCCACCTGAATGAACTGCTGGAAGACTTCCTTTCCCTCGGCCGCATCGAGGAAGGCAAAATACAGGTGCATTACAGCAGCATCCTGTTGCATGAACTGGCCATGGAGATCGTGGATGAAGTACAGGGATTGCTGAAACCGGGCCAGGTCATTCATCATGAGATATCCCCCACGCTCAAAGCCGTATCAGACAAACGCCTGCTCAAACATATCTTCGTGAATCTGCTCACCAATGCCTCCAAGTTCTCCCCGGCGGATGCCGATATCACCTGGAAGATCTGGGAGAAAGATGAGCAGATACTGGCCACAGTGGAAGATAAAGGGATGGGCATTCCGGATGAGGACAAAGCCTACCTGTTCAGCAGCTTCTTCCGCGGCCGGAATGTGACCAACATACAGGGCACCGGGCTTGGTCTCCATATTGTAAAACGGTATGTGGACATGCTCCAGGGCACTATCAGCGTAGAAAGTAAACTGGGCAAAGGCACCAAAATATTCATCAGCTTTTCAAACATGTATATCAAATGA
- a CDS encoding energy transducer TonB, translating to METTKLLKSDFLDILFDDRNKDYGAYDLRRRYNKRVRNAVMGMTAIVTLVIGGYTVSTRLMASDKEAYIPKDYVELPPMETVEMPVEKPVIPPPAAQAPPPAAAPTVDAAIFRIDRDENVRPEDEVPKNADLTDKAIGVADIDGDPDGVDFGVPEGTGGTGVVETPPVVEKERPFITVEIMPEFPGGEAALRKFLRDHIRYPAMAQDNGVSGMIFVRFVVGRDGRITEVETIGARKGAGLEEEAMRVVRKMPKWKPGRQNGENVPVYFNLPVNFRMQE from the coding sequence ATGGAAACAACCAAACTTCTCAAATCAGATTTCCTTGACATCCTCTTCGATGACCGCAACAAGGACTACGGCGCATATGATCTCCGTCGCCGTTACAACAAACGTGTACGCAACGCCGTAATGGGCATGACTGCCATCGTGACGCTCGTGATCGGCGGATATACGGTCAGCACCCGGCTGATGGCCTCGGATAAAGAAGCGTACATCCCCAAAGATTATGTGGAATTGCCGCCGATGGAAACGGTGGAAATGCCGGTAGAGAAACCCGTTATTCCCCCGCCTGCGGCGCAAGCTCCGCCGCCAGCGGCCGCTCCGACGGTTGATGCGGCGATCTTCAGAATAGACCGGGATGAAAATGTGCGGCCGGAGGATGAAGTGCCGAAGAATGCTGATCTGACAGACAAGGCCATTGGTGTGGCGGATATTGATGGCGACCCGGACGGGGTGGACTTCGGGGTGCCGGAAGGTACCGGCGGAACAGGGGTAGTGGAAACTCCGCCCGTAGTGGAAAAAGAACGGCCTTTTATTACAGTAGAGATTATGCCGGAATTCCCCGGCGGAGAAGCCGCATTGAGAAAGTTCCTCCGGGACCATATCCGCTACCCGGCTATGGCCCAGGATAACGGTGTTTCCGGGATGATCTTCGTAAGGTTCGTTGTCGGGAGAGACGGCCGGATCACTGAAGTGGAAACGATTGGCGCCAGAAAGGGGGCGGGATTGGAAGAAGAGGCCATGCGCGTGGTGAGAAAAATGCCGAAATGGAAACCCGGCCGCCAGAACGGAGAGAATGTACCGGTGTACTTCAATCTCCCGGTGAATTTCAGGATGCAGGAATAG
- a CDS encoding sialate O-acetylesterase, whose translation MPRFLTTLVLLCCCTWASGQIRLPSVISDNMVLQQNASVRLWGWAAPAEKIKVHLPWSNTVDSVVTTRDATWSINIKTPPAAGPFTITLQGRNSLVKLENVLIGEVWVCSGQSNMEWSANMGLKDIIAELPVSADNNIRLFQIPRTTSLHPQDDCPGTWKACDSASLRSFSAVGYFFGKNLRKNLNVPIGLINTSWGGTPAEVWTPAPEVEKDPVLKAAAEKIGTSNGRPHLPGYTYNAMIAPITKFTIAGAIWYQGETNAGTSSTYTQLFSRMIGVWREAWGSEFPFYFVQIAPYRYGNNLNGALIREAQEATLGVPRTGMVVITDLVDDTTNIHPQNKHDVGLRLANMALAENYKRSGLSWQSPMYDHMEKNGNKIVIHFKHAEGGLKVVGGKKASHFYIAGADKVFVPADVKIDGETVIVSAKSVKQPEAVRFAFTNTAIGNLFSTAGLPVSPFRTDKGE comes from the coding sequence ATGCCACGTTTCCTTACTACACTGGTGCTGCTATGCTGCTGCACCTGGGCTTCCGGCCAGATACGCCTTCCTTCCGTGATCTCCGACAATATGGTGCTTCAGCAGAACGCATCCGTCCGCCTGTGGGGCTGGGCCGCGCCTGCGGAGAAAATAAAAGTGCATCTTCCCTGGAGCAACACGGTCGATTCGGTAGTGACCACCAGAGACGCCACCTGGAGCATCAATATCAAAACACCTCCCGCCGCCGGTCCTTTTACCATTACCCTGCAGGGCCGCAACAGCCTGGTGAAACTGGAAAATGTACTGATCGGGGAAGTATGGGTATGCAGCGGACAGAGCAATATGGAATGGAGCGCCAATATGGGGCTGAAAGATATCATCGCGGAATTGCCGGTGAGCGCGGACAACAACATCCGGCTCTTCCAGATCCCCCGCACAACATCCCTGCATCCGCAGGATGATTGTCCGGGTACATGGAAAGCCTGTGACTCCGCCAGCCTGAGAAGCTTCAGCGCAGTAGGGTATTTCTTCGGAAAAAATCTCCGGAAGAACCTGAACGTGCCGATCGGCCTTATCAATACCAGCTGGGGCGGAACGCCCGCCGAGGTGTGGACGCCCGCTCCCGAAGTGGAGAAAGATCCCGTGCTGAAAGCCGCCGCGGAAAAGATCGGCACCAGCAACGGCAGGCCTCACCTTCCCGGCTATACGTATAATGCCATGATCGCTCCCATCACAAAATTCACTATTGCCGGCGCCATCTGGTACCAGGGGGAAACGAATGCAGGCACCAGCAGCACTTATACGCAGTTGTTTTCCCGGATGATCGGCGTGTGGCGTGAGGCCTGGGGCAGTGAATTCCCGTTCTATTTCGTGCAGATCGCCCCATACCGCTATGGCAATAACCTCAACGGCGCCCTGATCCGTGAAGCGCAGGAAGCAACGCTCGGCGTTCCGCGCACCGGGATGGTCGTGATCACGGACCTGGTGGATGATACCACCAACATCCACCCGCAGAACAAACATGATGTTGGTTTGCGGCTGGCTAACATGGCCCTGGCGGAAAACTACAAGCGGTCCGGCCTCTCCTGGCAAAGCCCGATGTACGATCACATGGAGAAAAATGGTAACAAGATCGTCATTCACTTCAAACATGCGGAAGGTGGCCTGAAGGTAGTGGGCGGCAAAAAAGCGAGCCATTTTTACATTGCCGGGGCGGACAAGGTATTTGTGCCTGCGGATGTGAAAATTGACGGGGAGACCGTCATTGTATCGGCAAAAAGTGTGAAGCAGCCGGAGGCTGTACGCTTTGCATTCACGAACACGGCCATTGGCAACCTGTTCAGTACGGCGGGTTTGCCGGTCAGTCCGTTCCGTACGGATAAGGGAGAATAA
- the pgl gene encoding 6-phosphogluconolactonase — protein MELHIAKDPQQLSENLAAFISQYIQDVLQKQERFTFALSGGNTPKALYALLAKEPYINMIDWQRVHFFWGDERAVPFEDPRNNARMAYDVLLDKTGTPAENIHVMRTDIAPEAAAAEYEKILHRYFDGQPNTFDLVLLGMGDDGHTLSLFPGLPIVQEKKAWVKAFFLQAQDMYRITLTAPVTNLAASVVFMATGPGKALTLKSVIDGATDPDKYPSQLIRPENGALHWFVDEAAAEALQV, from the coding sequence ATGGAACTTCATATCGCCAAAGACCCGCAGCAACTGAGTGAGAACCTCGCCGCATTCATCAGCCAGTATATCCAGGACGTATTGCAAAAGCAGGAACGGTTTACCTTCGCGCTTTCCGGCGGCAATACGCCTAAGGCACTGTACGCATTGCTGGCCAAAGAGCCTTACATCAATATGATCGACTGGCAGCGGGTGCATTTCTTCTGGGGAGATGAACGGGCCGTTCCTTTCGAAGATCCCCGGAACAATGCCCGCATGGCATACGATGTGCTGCTGGATAAAACAGGCACGCCCGCTGAAAATATCCATGTCATGCGCACCGATATTGCACCGGAAGCCGCCGCTGCCGAATACGAAAAGATACTGCACCGCTACTTCGATGGTCAGCCGAATACTTTCGATCTCGTGCTGTTGGGTATGGGAGACGATGGGCATACCCTGTCCCTTTTCCCCGGCCTGCCCATCGTACAGGAGAAAAAAGCCTGGGTAAAAGCATTTTTCCTGCAGGCGCAGGACATGTACCGTATCACGCTCACCGCACCCGTCACCAATCTCGCCGCAAGTGTGGTGTTCATGGCCACAGGCCCGGGAAAGGCGCTGACATTGAAAAGTGTGATAGATGGCGCTACAGACCCCGATAAATATCCCTCCCAACTGATCCGGCCGGAGAACGGAGCGCTGCACTGGTTCGTGGATGAAGCGGCTGCGGAGGCGTTGCAGGTGTGA
- a CDS encoding glycoside hydrolase family 18 protein has product MRNTFLLLSLVLATSFTHAGRNAAGKKRPSPVVIAYVGGFRGQVLDPQTIAVEKLTHINYAFVDIKNGQAWLTNERTDTVNFRLLNTLKQRNPGLKIMISIGGWAWSENFSDAVLTEEARRLFAHTSVDIVRKHGLDGVDIDWEYPGVPGEEGNIYRPEDKQHYTLMFKALRASLDSLEAETGKQYQLTTAVGGGKYFIDHTEMDKAQQYLDYVNIMSYDYKTNPNGIAGHHTNLYGSTKDPEESSADRSVKLYLAAGVPPEKIVVGIAFYGRAWALPDGENSGLNRQALKGARGGGFTRLKDSLMTQGYARHWDRKAKAPYLFHPEQFIFVTYDDERSTRLKCKYVKKHKLGGVMFWEYSSDPKGYLLSTIHKSFNK; this is encoded by the coding sequence ATGCGCAACACATTTCTTCTCCTTTCCCTGGTACTAGCCACCAGCTTTACCCACGCCGGCAGGAACGCTGCCGGCAAAAAACGCCCTTCGCCCGTGGTGATCGCCTATGTAGGCGGATTTCGCGGCCAGGTGCTGGACCCGCAGACCATTGCCGTGGAAAAACTTACGCATATCAACTATGCCTTCGTGGATATCAAAAACGGACAAGCCTGGCTGACCAACGAAAGAACGGATACCGTAAATTTCCGTCTGCTCAATACGCTCAAACAACGTAATCCCGGCCTGAAAATAATGATCTCCATCGGCGGATGGGCCTGGAGCGAAAACTTTTCGGATGCCGTGCTTACGGAAGAAGCCCGGCGCCTCTTCGCCCATACTTCGGTAGACATTGTACGGAAACACGGTCTGGATGGCGTGGATATCGACTGGGAATATCCCGGTGTGCCGGGAGAAGAAGGGAATATCTACCGCCCGGAAGACAAGCAGCACTATACCCTCATGTTCAAAGCCCTGCGCGCTTCGCTGGACAGCCTGGAAGCCGAGACCGGCAAGCAATACCAGCTCACCACCGCTGTCGGCGGCGGCAAATATTTCATCGATCACACGGAAATGGATAAAGCGCAGCAGTACCTGGACTATGTCAACATCATGAGTTATGATTACAAGACCAATCCCAATGGCATTGCCGGGCATCATACTAACCTCTACGGTTCAACGAAAGATCCGGAGGAATCTTCTGCCGACCGCTCCGTAAAGCTCTACCTGGCCGCAGGTGTACCGCCCGAAAAGATCGTTGTAGGCATCGCATTCTATGGCCGTGCATGGGCGCTGCCGGATGGGGAGAACAGCGGGCTCAACCGCCAGGCGCTGAAAGGCGCAAGAGGCGGAGGGTTCACCCGGCTGAAAGACAGCCTGATGACGCAGGGGTATGCCCGGCATTGGGACAGAAAGGCCAAAGCGCCTTATCTTTTTCACCCGGAACAGTTTATTTTCGTGACCTACGATGATGAACGCTCCACCCGCCTGAAATGCAAATACGTGAAAAAACACAAGCTCGGCGGCGTCATGTTCTGGGAGTATTCCAGCGATCCGAAAGGATACCTGCTGTCCACCATCCACAAATCTTTTAACAAATAA
- a CDS encoding family 20 glycosylhydrolase, whose product MRRSLTIMLTLLSGYLFAQSPAFPADGLQLTWEVVENGYQGKAQTLSTFTLVNQSKQTFPASGWTIYYNFIRFVTPGEVAPGIEAGHINGHLYTFRPNASFKGIAPGDSVKISIVHVAWVTNFTDAPDGPYIVWDSRPAKGHALAYTVIPSTRSEQLRRTAADKHPQTTPEEVYKKNALISDIPLEKLPKIFPTALSVQDRPGELVLPAQATIGTHPDFLAEANFLADILGSRLGRPVKVLQDENQGTVRLVKHTHRYNGPGFYRLEVNESHVEIAGTYANGIFYGIQSLRQLIPPSGKPVLALTEISDVPRFGFRSLLLDVSRNFQPKRQIIRVLDLMALYKLNVLHLHMSDDEGWRVEIPGLPELTEVGGRRGHTVDERTALQPSYGSGPDINNTTGSGFYTKADYIDILRYAKARHITVIPEIEMPGHARAAIKAMDARCKNLAEAGKMAEAEEYRLSDPEDKSAYRSVQEWKDNVMNVALPSTYKFIEKVVDELAAMHREAGAPLDIIHMGGDETPAGVWEKSPVVRELMFREGLQYPDDLWYYFYDKVAKIVNSRGMQLYGWEEAGMRKTKRDGKPVMIANPDFGNRNFQLDVWNNVMGGGMEDLTYRLANGGYKVVLSGVSNYYFDMAYSKEYDEPGFYWGGYVDVDKPFYFIPFDLYKNAREDDQGNPLPPDIFSGKDRLTEYGRDNIVGIQGALWGETVKTPEQLEYLLLPKLLGMAERAWAASPAWAEEKDEKKATGLYNEAWSVFANVLGKKELPRLAALNGGYHYRIPPAGAVVQDGKVLANVQLPGLLIRYTINGKEPTAKSPVYTTPVAAGTVKLKVFDNAGRSGRTITVHP is encoded by the coding sequence ATGCGCCGCAGCCTGACTATTATGCTCACTCTGTTATCCGGTTATCTTTTCGCTCAATCCCCCGCTTTTCCCGCAGATGGTTTGCAACTGACCTGGGAAGTGGTGGAAAATGGCTACCAGGGTAAAGCACAGACCTTATCCACCTTTACGCTCGTGAACCAGTCGAAACAAACGTTTCCGGCTTCAGGATGGACGATCTATTACAACTTCATCCGTTTTGTGACACCGGGGGAGGTAGCGCCGGGCATCGAGGCCGGGCATATCAACGGCCATCTTTATACCTTTCGCCCGAATGCATCATTCAAAGGTATTGCACCGGGAGATTCCGTAAAGATCAGCATCGTGCATGTGGCCTGGGTCACCAATTTTACCGATGCGCCGGACGGCCCGTATATCGTATGGGACAGCCGGCCCGCCAAAGGCCATGCCCTTGCTTATACGGTCATTCCTTCCACCCGCAGCGAACAGCTCCGGCGTACGGCGGCGGACAAGCATCCGCAGACCACACCGGAAGAAGTGTATAAAAAGAACGCCCTGATCAGCGACATTCCGCTGGAAAAGCTGCCGAAGATATTTCCTACTGCCTTGTCTGTACAAGATCGGCCGGGAGAACTGGTATTACCGGCACAGGCCACCATCGGCACCCATCCTGATTTTCTGGCAGAAGCCAATTTTCTGGCGGATATCCTCGGTAGCAGACTGGGCAGGCCGGTAAAGGTTTTGCAGGATGAGAACCAGGGTACGGTGCGCCTGGTGAAACATACCCACCGGTATAATGGTCCCGGGTTTTACAGATTGGAGGTCAACGAGAGCCATGTGGAAATTGCCGGCACCTATGCCAATGGTATATTCTACGGCATCCAGTCCCTCCGCCAGCTAATACCGCCGTCAGGCAAGCCGGTACTGGCATTGACGGAAATATCGGACGTTCCCCGTTTCGGTTTCCGCTCGCTGTTGCTGGACGTGTCCCGCAACTTCCAACCCAAAAGGCAAATTATCAGGGTGCTGGACCTGATGGCGCTTTACAAGCTCAATGTATTGCATCTGCATATGAGCGATGACGAAGGATGGCGCGTTGAGATACCGGGCCTGCCGGAACTGACGGAAGTAGGCGGCAGGCGCGGGCATACGGTAGACGAGCGGACTGCGCTGCAGCCTTCCTATGGCTCCGGGCCGGATATCAATAATACCACCGGTTCAGGCTTCTACACAAAAGCAGATTATATCGACATCCTGCGGTATGCGAAGGCCCGGCACATCACGGTCATCCCGGAAATAGAGATGCCCGGTCACGCCAGGGCCGCCATCAAAGCCATGGACGCACGCTGCAAAAATCTCGCGGAAGCCGGGAAAATGGCGGAAGCGGAGGAATACCGGCTCAGCGATCCCGAAGATAAAAGTGCATACCGCTCTGTACAGGAATGGAAAGATAATGTGATGAACGTTGCGCTGCCCTCTACTTATAAATTCATTGAAAAAGTGGTGGACGAACTGGCGGCCATGCACCGGGAAGCCGGCGCTCCGCTGGATATCATCCATATGGGCGGGGACGAAACACCGGCCGGTGTGTGGGAAAAATCCCCTGTTGTGCGGGAATTGATGTTCCGGGAGGGATTGCAGTATCCGGATGACCTGTGGTATTATTTCTACGACAAAGTGGCGAAGATCGTAAACAGTCGCGGTATGCAGCTCTACGGATGGGAAGAGGCCGGCATGCGTAAAACGAAGCGTGACGGGAAGCCCGTTATGATCGCCAATCCGGATTTCGGCAACCGCAATTTTCAGCTGGATGTATGGAATAACGTGATGGGCGGCGGTATGGAGGACCTCACTTACCGGCTCGCCAATGGCGGTTATAAAGTAGTGTTGTCCGGCGTGAGCAATTATTATTTCGATATGGCCTATTCGAAGGAATACGATGAGCCGGGTTTTTACTGGGGAGGATATGTGGATGTGGATAAACCCTTCTATTTCATTCCGTTCGACCTGTATAAGAACGCCAGAGAAGATGATCAGGGCAATCCGCTGCCGCCGGATATTTTCTCCGGCAAGGACCGGCTGACGGAATATGGCCGGGATAATATCGTGGGTATTCAGGGGGCGCTCTGGGGCGAGACGGTGAAAACGCCGGAACAGCTGGAATACCTTTTGCTGCCCAAGCTGCTGGGTATGGCGGAAAGGGCCTGGGCGGCAAGTCCCGCCTGGGCGGAGGAAAAGGACGAAAAGAAGGCAACGGGGCTGTACAATGAAGCCTGGAGCGTTTTTGCCAATGTGCTGGGGAAAAAGGAGCTTCCGCGGCTGGCAGCGCTCAATGGCGGCTATCATTACCGCATTCCGCCGGCAGGGGCCGTGGTGCAGGACGGTAAAGTTCTGGCCAACGTACAACTTCCGGGCCTCCTGATCCGTTATACAATAAACGGGAAAGAACCAACGGCTAAAAGCCCCGTGTACACAACACCGGTAGCAGCAGGGACCGTGAAACTGAAGGTGTTCGACAATGCAGGACGCAGCGGCAGAACAATTACGGTACATCCTTAG
- a CDS encoding mechanosensitive ion channel family protein, whose product MGILRKAWPLVTLLLCTVLPLAAQDSLPPSASVIFREDTLLLLKSAPHNLSVSERAALVSGRLQTIYNQPDFNADSLLLQNDSIGSRIVYRGQVILTVTADDASHTDLDRKALAQNYLLTIRDKLGTLQSFTSLKQVLIFVAEALAVLAGLALIIWLLNRLFRRIRFRYGRRTYKPLIINGYTLLTGETVRGLVHRALSLTRIFLVLVIIYLTLPLLFSIFPWTERLAEKLLAYVLNPLKSILKGIINYIPNMLTILVIFVFTRYIIKGVRFLAGEVERGVLQIRGFYPDWAQPTYKIVKSLLYIFMFVAIYPYLPGSGSGVFQGVSVFLGLLISLGSSSAIANMVAGVVITYMRPFRIGERIQVGDVSGDVIEKTLLVTRLRTIKNEDITIPNAVILSGKTINYSTCAGERGLILHASISIGYDVPWRTVHELLLKAAAQTENVLADPKPFVLQTALDDFYVCYELNAYTNHPEQMALLYSRLYQHILDAFNEAGVEIMSPHYRAVRDGNGSTIPKGEGG is encoded by the coding sequence ATGGGTATTCTCAGAAAAGCCTGGCCACTCGTTACACTGCTGCTTTGCACGGTATTACCGCTCGCGGCGCAGGACAGCCTCCCGCCTTCCGCGAGTGTTATTTTCCGGGAAGACACGCTCCTGCTGCTGAAAAGCGCACCGCATAACCTGAGCGTTTCCGAACGCGCCGCACTGGTGTCCGGCCGCCTGCAGACGATATACAACCAACCGGATTTCAACGCGGATTCCCTGCTGCTGCAAAACGACAGCATCGGTTCCCGCATCGTGTACCGCGGGCAGGTGATACTGACCGTTACCGCGGATGATGCCAGCCATACCGATCTGGACCGCAAAGCCCTGGCCCAGAATTACCTGCTGACGATCCGCGACAAGCTCGGCACCCTGCAATCCTTTACCAGCCTTAAACAGGTGCTCATCTTCGTGGCCGAGGCGCTGGCCGTCCTCGCCGGTCTGGCGCTCATCATATGGCTGCTCAACCGCCTCTTCAGAAGGATCCGCTTCCGCTACGGCCGGAGAACATACAAACCCCTCATCATCAACGGATATACACTGCTGACCGGCGAAACGGTCAGAGGCCTGGTGCACCGGGCGCTCAGCCTCACCAGGATATTCCTCGTCCTAGTGATCATCTACCTGACACTGCCGCTGCTCTTCAGCATCTTTCCCTGGACGGAAAGGCTGGCCGAAAAACTGCTGGCCTATGTGCTGAATCCCCTGAAAAGCATCCTGAAAGGCATCATCAACTATATCCCCAACATGCTGACCATCCTGGTCATTTTTGTGTTTACGCGGTACATCATCAAAGGTGTCCGGTTCCTGGCGGGGGAAGTGGAAAGAGGGGTGCTGCAGATCAGGGGTTTTTATCCCGACTGGGCGCAGCCGACCTACAAGATCGTAAAATCGCTGCTGTATATTTTCATGTTCGTGGCCATATACCCCTACCTGCCCGGCTCCGGTTCGGGGGTATTCCAGGGCGTTTCCGTATTCCTCGGCCTGCTGATCTCCCTGGGATCGTCCTCTGCCATTGCCAATATGGTGGCCGGCGTGGTGATCACCTATATGCGGCCTTTCCGGATCGGGGAACGCATACAGGTAGGCGATGTATCCGGCGATGTGATCGAAAAAACACTGCTGGTTACCCGCCTGCGCACCATCAAGAATGAGGATATCACTATTCCGAATGCGGTGATCCTCAGCGGGAAGACCATCAATTATTCCACCTGTGCCGGGGAACGGGGCCTGATCCTCCATGCCTCCATATCCATCGGCTATGATGTGCCCTGGCGCACCGTTCACGAACTGCTGCTGAAAGCCGCCGCACAAACGGAAAACGTGCTGGCGGACCCCAAACCTTTCGTGCTGCAGACCGCGCTCGATGACTTTTATGTCTGTTATGAACTGAATGCCTATACGAACCACCCGGAGCAAATGGCCCTGCTCTACTCCCGCCTCTACCAGCATATCCTCGATGCATTCAACGAAGCAGGCGTGGAGATCATGTCCCCGCACTACCGCGCCGTAAGGGACGGCAACGGCAGTACCATTCCCAAAGGGGAGGGCGGATAA
- a CDS encoding response regulator gives MTSTILVIDDHPDIRENVAEILTLSGYRALEAENGKQAVELAKEHMPDLIVCDIMMPELDGYGVLHMLRKYPETEHIPFIFLTAKTDRSDFRKGMEMGADDYITKPFEDVELLTAVETRLKKQQLLQEKFAAAPSQSIGTLLQDWQAAGLLQLDLDSYDVIQFAKKQSVYREGKHPQFLYYVKSGKVKAYRLNDDGKEYITNLFGQGDYFGYVPLLEDKPYEENAEALDHTELVQIPKEVFLEQLLNDISVARTFIKRIAMEVKEKEDRLLQLAYDSLRKRVANGLLAIHDKLHLEQQPDALIELSRDDIARFVGTATESLIRTLSDFKAEKLIEMQGTRIRIVQPDLLRKLLY, from the coding sequence ATGACATCCACGATCCTGGTCATAGACGACCATCCGGACATCCGGGAAAATGTAGCCGAGATACTCACCCTCTCCGGATACCGCGCACTGGAAGCAGAAAACGGCAAACAGGCCGTAGAACTGGCGAAAGAACATATGCCTGACCTGATCGTCTGCGACATCATGATGCCGGAGCTGGATGGCTACGGCGTACTGCATATGCTGCGCAAATACCCGGAAACGGAACATATTCCCTTCATCTTCCTTACCGCGAAAACCGACCGGAGCGACTTCCGGAAAGGCATGGAAATGGGTGCGGACGACTATATCACCAAACCCTTTGAAGACGTGGAACTGCTGACCGCCGTGGAAACCCGGCTGAAAAAACAACAGCTGCTGCAGGAGAAGTTCGCGGCAGCGCCTTCCCAATCCATCGGCACCTTGCTGCAGGACTGGCAGGCGGCGGGTTTGCTGCAGCTGGACCTTGATTCTTATGACGTGATCCAGTTCGCCAAAAAACAATCCGTGTACCGCGAAGGCAAACATCCGCAGTTCCTCTACTATGTAAAAAGCGGCAAAGTAAAAGCCTACCGCCTGAATGATGATGGAAAGGAATACATTACCAACCTCTTCGGCCAGGGCGATTACTTCGGATATGTTCCCCTGCTGGAAGACAAGCCCTACGAAGAGAATGCGGAAGCCCTCGATCATACTGAACTGGTGCAGATACCCAAGGAAGTATTCCTGGAGCAATTGCTCAACGATATCAGCGTAGCCCGTACTTTCATCAAACGGATTGCCATGGAGGTGAAAGAGAAGGAAGACCGGTTGTTGCAACTGGCCTATGATTCCCTGCGCAAACGCGTGGCCAACGGCTTGCTGGCCATACATGACAAGCTGCACCTGGAACAGCAGCCTGATGCCCTCATCGAATTGTCCCGCGACGATATTGCCCGTTTCGTAGGCACCGCCACGGAATCCCTGATCCGCACGCTGAGCGACTTCAAAGCGGAGAAGCTCATAGAGATGCAGGGCACAAGGATACGGATCGTGCAGCCGGACCTGTTACGGAAGCTGTTGTATTAA